A stretch of DNA from Longimicrobium terrae:
TCCACTCCCGCCACGCTGCGCAGCACATCCGTAAACTGCCGGCTGGGCATGCGGTCGATCTCGCGGCGGGTAAGGAACCGCCCGGTGGCGCTGTTACGCGCGCGCTGGTAGAAGTCCCGCAGTTCCGCCGTGCGCGCCACCGACACCTGCACCGGATCCAGCATGTGCGCCCCCCGCGCCAGCGGCACCCGTACCAGCCCCATCCCTTCCTCCCGCACCGTCACCAGAAACGACCGCTCCGCGTAGCCGCGCGCCCGCACGTCCACGCGGTGCTGCCCCGGCGCCGCGGCCTGCGCGAGCGCGCCCTCGATCCCGGCGTTCATCCATCCCGCGCTGTCGATCTGCACGTGCGCGAACGGGATGGCGATGGCCGACTCCTCATCCTGCACCAGCACGATCAGTCCGGCGGGTTCCTGCGCCGCGGCCGGGCCGTGCAGCCAGGCGAGCGCGATGACAATCGCCGGCAGCAGCCGGACGCGGGCACCGCGAAAGCGGAGTGCGGTCATGGCGGATCGGGGTGGAGTGTCTGAACGGCATGCCGCCGATGCAGGCGAAGCGACGCGCGTCTCGGACGACGAGAATCCGGCCGCTTCTGGATTGTACATCGGCCGCGCGTCGTGGAAAAGCGTTTTGTCGATGATCATCGCCGGCCGGTTTCAGGGGCGCCCAGAGCGGGCGTGGCCGTGTCCAGATCCATGCATCCTCATCCACCGCAATCGGTTAGGGAAAACGCAGTAAACATGCGGCGTGGAGCACGGTCCGGGGTTAATCTGCGGCTAATCAGCCCGTGTAAACTTTTTCGCCTCGAGCTACGTCATACCCTGCGTAGGAAACGTTGAGCACCACACTCCAGACCGGATGGAACCATGACCGCCAAGACCCTGACGCACTCCGTGCGCTACGCTTTCGCTTCTCTGATCCTGACCATGACCGCCTACACCGTGCTCGAGAGCGCCGTGGGCCGTCCCGCCCTGGCCGACGACGCCGTCACTGAGGGCATGGCCGTCTGCGGATCGCGCGAGAACCCGTGCCAGCTTGCGCCGGTGGCGGTAAACGTTCGCGCGGTGGACACGCAACTCAGCAAGGCGGAGTGCGGAAGCGAAGCCCAGCCCTGCCTCATGGAAGCCATCACGGTGAACGCGGAGCGCTCCGACACGCGCCTCGTCTCCAGCCGCACCGCCCCCCGCATGACCCTGCGCGCGCGCTCCTGATCCGCACGCGGATGGCCGGCTGAACGCAAAGGAGCCCCGCGCCCACCCGGCGCCGGGCTCCTGCTCTTTCCGGACCTTGATGAACACGAACGCCCCGCCGCGACCATGCGGCGGGGCGTTCCTCATCCACCTTGCTGGATGATGATCAGTCCTGTCGGACGATGGCGCCGTGCAGCATCACCATGCGGACCGCGCGCGTCGCGGCGATGTCGCGAACCGGATCTCCCGTGACCGCGACCAGGTCCGCCAGCAGCCCCGCGCGCACGGCGCCGCGGTCGCGCAGCCCGAAGACGCGCGCGTTGACGGACGTGGCCGAGCGCAGCGCATCCAGCGGCCGCATCCCGTAGTCCACCATCAGCTCCAGCTCCCGCGCGTTGTCGCCGTGCGCGTACACGCCCACGTCGCCGCCAAACACGATGGTGACGCCCGCGTCCAGCGCCGCGCGAAAGCTCACGCGCTTGTTGCGGATGCGATCCGGCTCCGGCTCGCCGCGGCGCCATCCGCGGTACTGGCTCACGGCGTCGCCCGCGGCCAGGGTGGGGCAGAGCGCCACGCCGCGTTCGCGCATCAGCCGAAAGATCTCCGGCGTCCCCGCATCGCCGTGCTCAATCGTCGTCACCCCGGCCAGGATGGCGCGCCGCATTCCCTCCACCGTGCCGGCGTGCGCGGCCACGGGGCGGCCCGAGC
This window harbors:
- a CDS encoding TonB-dependent receptor plug domain-containing protein, which produces MTALRFRGARVRLLPAIVIALAWLHGPAAAQEPAGLIVLVQDEESAIAIPFAHVQIDSAGWMNAGIEGALAQAAAPGQHRVDVRARGYAERSFLVTVREEGMGLVRVPLARGAHMLDPVQVSVARTAELRDFYQRARNSATGRFLTRREIDRMPSRQFTDVLRSVAGVEVMEGPPRRVLLGGTAPQMIDGRESSKGCEPGFVVDGVPRSVGDADNEFRLEQIEGIEVYARSAFVPALYRTPRSCGVIVVWTR